Proteins from a genomic interval of Stenotrophomonas maltophilia R551-3:
- a CDS encoding AraC family transcriptional regulator: MADQTTTVLLDPALADAADGPVVLAARLRQHGMRRTARHQHARGQLLGAQQGLLRIAADDLHWLLPAGHVAWIPPLLPHALLSADGFDGWSLYFNAEACLGLPSTPRIFQPNALLQAATIRALRWPHRPLDAAQARLAGVIADEIAASTPLPLALPQPRDRRLQKIAAALARAPHDNRSIEDWATRSGLSSRSLARHWLAETHMTLSQWRQRLRVLLALPRLLSGEPVISVALSMGYDTPSAFIAVFKREMGVTPARYGKGDGGD, encoded by the coding sequence ATGGCAGATCAGACAACCACCGTATTACTCGACCCCGCGTTGGCCGATGCCGCCGACGGACCGGTGGTGCTGGCGGCCCGGCTGCGCCAGCACGGTATGCGTCGCACGGCCCGCCACCAGCATGCACGCGGCCAGCTGCTGGGTGCACAGCAGGGGCTGCTGCGGATCGCCGCCGACGACCTACACTGGCTGCTGCCCGCAGGTCACGTCGCCTGGATACCGCCCTTGCTGCCTCACGCGCTGCTGAGCGCAGACGGGTTCGATGGCTGGAGCCTGTACTTCAACGCCGAGGCCTGCCTGGGTCTGCCCTCCACACCGCGCATTTTCCAGCCCAATGCACTGCTGCAGGCGGCGACAATACGTGCGCTGCGATGGCCCCATCGGCCGCTGGATGCTGCGCAGGCACGACTGGCCGGTGTGATCGCCGATGAGATTGCCGCCAGCACGCCTCTGCCGCTTGCCCTGCCACAACCACGTGACCGGCGACTGCAGAAGATCGCCGCCGCACTGGCGCGCGCACCGCACGACAACCGCAGCATCGAGGACTGGGCCACCCGCAGCGGTCTGTCCAGCCGCAGCCTGGCGCGCCATTGGCTGGCCGAGACCCACATGACGCTGAGTCAATGGCGGCAACGCCTGCGGGTGCTGCTGGCACTGCCACGCCTGCTGTCCGGCGAGCCGGTGATCAGCGTCGCGCTGTCCATGGGCTACGACACACCCAGTGCCTTCATCGCCGTGTTCAAGCGCGAGATGGGGGTGACGCCTGCAAGGTATGGAAAAGGGGACGGAGGGGATTAA
- a CDS encoding transposase, with translation MPRQARLMLAGQPYHVTQRGVNKGAIFVDDIDRQLFLHLLHGAFLKHHVALHAYVLMGNHVHLLATPSTQVGLANAMRMQGNNYVQAFNQRHERSGPLWQGRFHSSMVDSDAYLLSVYRYIELNPVRAGMAAHAEDHPWSSVHGNLQRRDDPMLTEHPAFQALAPTKRQRTTLYAQFLRDLNASADLPAIRAHSTAQHPLGNATYLQMVEETLGRPVVLRKRGRPRKAGMGEAETT, from the coding sequence ATGCCTCGACAAGCACGCCTGATGCTGGCCGGCCAGCCTTACCATGTAACCCAGCGCGGAGTGAACAAGGGGGCGATCTTCGTTGACGATATAGACCGCCAGTTGTTTCTGCATCTGTTGCACGGCGCCTTCCTGAAACACCATGTCGCGCTGCACGCATACGTACTGATGGGCAATCACGTCCATCTATTGGCCACACCCTCCACTCAGGTCGGCTTGGCCAACGCGATGCGGATGCAGGGCAACAACTATGTCCAGGCGTTCAATCAGCGGCATGAGCGCAGCGGACCTCTCTGGCAGGGCCGATTCCATTCTTCGATGGTGGACAGTGATGCCTACTTGCTCAGCGTCTATCGCTACATCGAACTCAATCCCGTTCGCGCAGGCATGGCAGCCCATGCGGAAGATCACCCATGGTCGAGCGTGCATGGAAACCTGCAGCGCCGCGATGATCCGATGCTGACGGAACATCCCGCCTTTCAGGCACTGGCCCCGACCAAGCGACAGCGGACGACGCTCTATGCGCAGTTCCTGCGGGATCTGAATGCGTCCGCCGACCTGCCTGCAATCCGCGCCCACAGTACTGCGCAACATCCATTGGGAAATGCGACGTACTTGCAAATGGTGGAAGAAACACTGGGGCGACCGGTGGTGCTGCGCAAGCGGGGACGCCCCCGAAAGGCGGGGATGGGAGAGGCAGAAACGACTTAA
- a CDS encoding energy transducer TonB, whose protein sequence is MSHVSTITAARRWLPVALALALAACSGKEETPAPAPATTPAAATSTAPVVAAKVQSMGTEQLRESASQALRENRMYAPAGDNAIEYYLALRDKTPDDASVKSALTDLLPYTLIAAEQHLGREDYPEAQRLVALIEKVDASAPALPRLKEGLAKGVENAAKRTETEAEKAKKDAEDRTKQQAEQQRLTEQRAKEADAAKQIAAQQDAARRDSERQEAERQATARREAEQKQQQAAAQQASAARQATAAAAPSLRPVSTPAPRYPAEALRAGTSGEVLVEITVGTDGSVVNARVLRATPGRVFDREALNAVKRWRFEPVNAPVTTRRTLVFAPGGG, encoded by the coding sequence ATGTCGCACGTCTCAACGATCACCGCCGCGCGCCGGTGGCTGCCGGTTGCCCTGGCACTGGCACTGGCCGCCTGCTCGGGCAAGGAAGAAACCCCGGCGCCCGCACCCGCCACGACGCCCGCCGCGGCTACATCGACAGCACCGGTGGTCGCCGCCAAGGTGCAGTCGATGGGCACCGAACAGCTGCGCGAATCGGCCAGCCAGGCGCTGCGCGAGAACCGCATGTATGCACCGGCCGGCGACAACGCCATCGAGTACTACCTGGCGCTGCGCGACAAGACGCCGGACGACGCCTCGGTGAAGAGCGCGCTGACCGATCTGCTGCCCTACACCCTGATCGCCGCCGAGCAGCACCTCGGCCGTGAGGACTACCCCGAAGCGCAGCGCCTGGTGGCGCTGATCGAAAAGGTGGACGCCTCCGCCCCCGCCCTGCCGCGCCTGAAGGAAGGCCTGGCCAAGGGCGTGGAGAACGCGGCCAAGCGCACCGAGACTGAAGCCGAGAAGGCAAAGAAGGACGCCGAAGACCGGACCAAGCAGCAGGCCGAACAGCAGCGCCTGACCGAGCAACGCGCCAAGGAAGCCGATGCGGCCAAGCAGATCGCCGCGCAACAGGACGCCGCGCGCCGCGACAGCGAGCGCCAGGAAGCCGAGCGCCAGGCCACCGCCCGCCGCGAGGCCGAGCAGAAGCAGCAGCAAGCGGCCGCCCAGCAGGCCAGTGCCGCACGCCAGGCCACGGCAGCGGCGGCACCGAGCCTGCGCCCGGTCAGTACGCCGGCACCGCGCTATCCGGCCGAGGCGCTGCGCGCAGGCACTTCCGGCGAAGTGCTGGTGGAGATCACCGTCGGCACCGACGGCTCGGTAGTCAACGCCCGAGTGCTGCGCGCGACACCCGGCCGCGTCTTCGACCGCGAAGCCCTGAACGCGGTCAAGCGCTGGCGCTTCGAGCCGGTCAACGCACCGGTCACCACCCGCCGCACCCTGGTGTTCGCACCGGGCGGCGGCTGA